A stretch of Eleutherodactylus coqui strain aEleCoq1 chromosome 2, aEleCoq1.hap1, whole genome shotgun sequence DNA encodes these proteins:
- the PYGO1 gene encoding pygopus homolog 1 produces MDKSLWDKAGVVGGLDGLIRPGVRSGCPEKKRRKPTVQGSTLPVSEYAPPTNTSSDHLIASNPFDDDYSISPLSGYTFFGKPGYANMGAFDTFKMPSTTSPKRSSRDGSSQSFRELSFPKEMKSMSLGRTYSFGNVQEKSPFENESFLNGGLGQTITMPGQHFRPNHNQDVFHMTSLNSGQRNHFQPSAFRAQGGKVHFNHPEGSHPFELAQSHLMHPKIFTYKQESDSVADKNSNLNANIAEVKTSPGDFSQPTTDLRDSNNHSDSLQPETIDLTTFGPCNGAHSKTALSKLSKSDVTPSEKCNRWLYQSGFCGPLSADTIYPCDICSTEINNGDAIKCEVSCQKWFHRTCIGMTEFAYALLKAEASAIWGCDNCMAKKDVQLVYTRK; encoded by the exons ATGGACAAGTCACTGTGGGACAAGGCAG GAGTTGTTGGGGGCTTGGACGGGTTAATCAGACCAGGCGTACGGTCGGGATGCCCTGAAAAGAAGAGGCGCAAACCAACCGTGCAG GGGTCCACTCTTCCTGTGTCGGAATATGCTCCACCAACGAACACAAGCTCAGACCATCTTATTGCTTCCAATCCTTTTGATGATGACTATAGCATATCCCCTCTTTCAGGGTACACATTCTTTGGAAAACCAGGATATGCCAATATGGGAGCTTTTGACACTTTTAAGATGCCATCTACTACATCACCAAAAAGGTCTTCTCGTGATGGTAGCTCACAAAGCTTTAGAGAGCTTTCCTTTCCAAAAGAAATGAAAAGCATGTCCCTGGGCAGAACATACTCATTCGGCAATGTACAAGAAAAATCACCTTTCGAAAACGAGTCTTTTCTTAATGGTGGACTTGGGCAAACTATTACGATGCCTGGGCAGCACTTTAGACCTAACCATAATCAAGATGTCTTTCACATGACAAGTCTCAACTCTGGTCAACGAAACCACTTTCAGCCTTCTGCTTTTAGGGCTCAAGGTGGCAAAGTGCATTTTAATCACCCCGAGGGCAGCCACCCATTTGAGTTGGCACAATCTCACCTTATGCATCCGAAAATATTTACCTATAAGCAAGAATCTGATTCTGTAGCCGATAAAAATTCTAACCTGAATGCAAATATAGCTGAAGTCAAAACCAGTCCAGGTGACTTCTCCCAGCCTACTACTGATCTACGGGATTCTAACAATCATTCTGATAGTTTACAGCCCGAAACCATTGACCTAACTACTTTTGGTCCTTGTAATGGAGCCCACAGCAAGACTGCACTTTCTAAGCTTTCAAAAAGTGACGTAACGCCTAGTGAAAAATGCAATAGATGGCTTTACCAGTCCGGTTTTTGTGGTCCTTTATCTGCTGACACAATATATCCATGTGATATTTGTTCTACTGAAATTAATAACGGGGATGCCATCAAATGTGAAGTCTCTTGTCAGAAGTGGTTTCATCGAACATGTATCGGGATGACCGAGTTTGCCTACGCACTACTAAAAGCAGAAGCCTCGGCGATTTGGGGTTGCGATAATTGTATGGCAAAGAAGGATGTTCAGCTGGTGTACACACGGAAATAA